The genomic region AAACATCCCGATCCGACAAAAAAACGAATTGCCAAGGAATTTATCCTGGATTATGTGAAGTGTGAGTTTTGCAACCTTTGCATAGAAGCTTGTAATTTTGACGCCATCGTGATGTCGCACGATTATGACGTATCTATGTATGACCGCGCGGCCATGGATATGATACTGGTCAAGGATATGAAGCACAACAACGATCTTTATGAAGAAAGCCGCAGACAAACCGGAGCGGAATATAAACCGATCATTTCGCCGCGTGAACGGGAAATAGTGGAAGTTATAAATAAAAAAGAATACGAAGAGCGTTTGAAGAAAGCGGCTGCAAAAGCTGCGGAAAATACTCCCGCTCAATCTTGATGAGGAATGGATATTATGGGACATGCTGTAGCATTTTATGTGTTTGGAATATTGGCCGTCGCGCTGGCTCTGGCGACAATACTTCACAAGAATATTTTCAAGTCAGCCACATTTCTGGCCGGGATGCTGTTTTGCCTTGCGGCATTATTTGTTACGCTCGACGCAGAGTTTCTTGCCGTGGTACAAGTGCTGGTGTATATCGGCGCCATCACCATGCTTATCGTCTTTGCGATCATGCTTACCACGCGGATCAACGATGAGACGAAAAGCAAATTTAACAGCCAGCTGTGGATTTCGTCGCTCACAACACTCGGTTTTTTAGGCCTGATCATATCCGTAATCTTAAAAGGCGGATGGGGCGGAGTTATGACGTCATCCGGCGCGTTGCCTCCGGATATGCTTGGCGCCATCGGCACAGCGTTATTGTCTGATTTTATTCTCGCCTTTGATGTGGTATCCATTTTGTTGTTAGTCGCGTTGATCGGCGCGCTTCATATTGCCAAGCAGGACGATCGCAAGCCGTACGTTCAGGAATCGTTTGTGGGCGAGGAAGATATCGCGCCCAAACATCACGTCAAAGAAAATGAAGAGATGCACGTTTAGCAAAAAGGTGAAATATGGAAATCGGAATTTATCATTATTTGGTTTTGAGCTTTATTTTATTTGCGATCGGCATGGTCGGCGTGATGGTTCGCCGTTCCGTTATCCTAATGCTGATCTCCATTGAGATCCTGTTTAATTCCATCAATTTGACCGCAGTCGCATTTAATCGTTTTCTTTATCCGGAAGAGGTCACCGGACAAGTGTTTGTCATATTCATCATGACGGTAGCTGCCGCCGAAGCGGCAGTGGGGCTGGCCATCGTGATGTCGGTATATAAAAATTTTAAGAATTTAGAGATCGGCGGAT from bacterium harbors:
- a CDS encoding NADH-quinone oxidoreductase subunit I yields the protein MKYFINIFSGFWNLLVGLGVTFKYMFKTKTTVEYPEDRKPLADRYIGYVKMMYETEGEFASYTKCVACMACVVVCPVSCIQVTNEKHPDPTKKRIAKEFILDYVKCEFCNLCIEACNFDAIVMSHDYDVSMYDRAAMDMILVKDMKHNNDLYEESRRQTGAEYKPIISPREREIVEVINKKEYEERLKKAAAKAAENTPAQS
- a CDS encoding NADH-quinone oxidoreductase subunit J codes for the protein MDIMGHAVAFYVFGILAVALALATILHKNIFKSATFLAGMLFCLAALFVTLDAEFLAVVQVLVYIGAITMLIVFAIMLTTRINDETKSKFNSQLWISSLTTLGFLGLIISVILKGGWGGVMTSSGALPPDMLGAIGTALLSDFILAFDVVSILLLVALIGALHIAKQDDRKPYVQESFVGEEDIAPKHHVKENEEMHV
- the nuoK gene encoding NADH-quinone oxidoreductase subunit NuoK, with the translated sequence MGIYHYLVLSFILFAIGMVGVMVRRSVILMLISIEILFNSINLTAVAFNRFLYPEEVTGQVFVIFIMTVAAAEAAVGLAIVMSVYKNFKNLEIGGLHTLKN